One genomic region from Streptomyces sp. Li-HN-5-11 encodes:
- a CDS encoding IS5 family transposase (programmed frameshift), with protein sequence MGRGELTDAAWERIAPLLPGVDGRGRPWRDHRQVINGVLWRLRTGAPWRDLPERFGPWQTVYERFARWEADGTWARLLEEVQVRDDAVGAVEWTVSVDSTINRAHQHAAGARKKGPSTGDELEDPERTAAGQALGRSRGGLTTKVHLACDGRGLPLAVLVTPGNVNDSTAFDAVLDAVRVPRSGVGRPRRRPDAVIADKAYSSRAIRQTLRRRGIRAVIPERADQKANRMRRGRAGGRPPAFDRELYKARNVVERCFNRLKQFRAIATRFDKLAARYRAGLHLAALILWLREPSKDHLSDRS encoded by the exons GTGGGTCGTGGTGAGCTGACGGATGCGGCGTGGGAGCGGATAGCGCCGCTGTTGCCGGGTGTTGACGGGCGGGGTCGTCCGTGGCGGGATCACCGGCAAGTGATCAACGGGGTGTTGTGGCGGTTGCGGACGGGTGCTCCGTGGCGTGACCTGCCAGAGCGCTTCGGGCCGTGGCAGACGGTCTATGAGCGGTTCGCCCGATGGGAGGCGGACGGGACCTGGGCCCGCCTGCTCGAAGAGGTCCAGGTCCGCGACGATGCCGTCGGGGCCGTGGAATGGACGGTCTCGGTCGACTCCACGATCAACCGGGCCCACCAGCACGCCGCCGGTGCCCGCAAAAAGGGGC CGTCGACGGGGGACGAACTGGAAGATCCGGAACGCACGGCGGCTGGTCAGGCGCTCGGCCGGTCCCGCGGCGGGCTGACCACCAAGGTCCACCTCGCCTGCGACGGCCGGGGCCTGCCCTTGGCCGTCCTTGTCACGCCCGGCAACGTCAACGACTCCACAGCCTTCGACGCGGTCCTGGACGCGGTGAGAGTGCCCCGGAGCGGCGTCGGGCGGCCGCGCCGCCGGCCCGACGCGGTCATCGCCGACAAGGCGTATTCATCACGGGCGATCCGCCAGACGCTGCGGCGCCGAGGCATCCGGGCGGTGATCCCGGAACGGGCTGATCAGAAGGCCAACCGGATGCGGCGCGGACGGGCCGGCGGCAGGCCACCGGCCTTCGACCGTGAGCTCTACAAGGCCCGCAACGTCGTCGAACGCTGCTTCAACCGGCTCAAGCAGTTCCGGGCCATCGCGACCCGCTTCGACAAACTCGCCGCTCGCTACCGGGCCGGACTCCACCTCGCAGCACTCATCCTCTGGCTCCGCGAACCGAGCAAAGATCATTTGTCAGACAGGTCCTAG
- a CDS encoding peptidoglycan-binding protein — MVTAIAVTGLGLGASQVIKSPAQAAADTAAPPPSVMTAPVERRILRDSVIVRGTVTASQTVEVAPSGSGQEGAGSPVVTRVNVGTGDTFRPGRALMEVSGRPVIALKGVLPVYRDLKPGAEGKDVAQLQQALKDTGHPVAGDRAGFFGPGTKTALTGLYQSIGYDPLPSAPDGDDKVASSQDAVTEARRHLQDAQSGGQTSVTADENSKAGNRSEDVSRAREDLDRAEKKLAQAQAASGPMLPASEVVYLKGFPARVDNVSATVGSRVSGSVMTVSAGRLVVTGYLSREQHSLVRPGQRVQILSELDGTTAQAAVASVADTVTRPQTGSQDQNGHAAPSDGAPQGYAVTVLPDQALDASLAGQDVRLTIETAATKNSVLVVPVTAVSTGADGTTAVTVAEHGDGRRRVPVTTGASGDGYVEVRPAQGARLAAGDKVITGTDAQGSR, encoded by the coding sequence ATGGTCACGGCGATCGCCGTGACGGGGCTGGGACTGGGTGCGTCCCAGGTCATCAAGTCGCCAGCGCAGGCTGCCGCCGACACGGCGGCACCGCCGCCCAGCGTCATGACCGCTCCCGTGGAACGGCGCATCCTGCGCGACTCGGTGATCGTGCGAGGCACGGTCACCGCCTCGCAGACCGTCGAGGTCGCCCCTTCCGGATCCGGCCAGGAAGGGGCCGGTTCCCCGGTGGTCACCAGGGTCAACGTTGGGACAGGTGACACGTTCCGTCCTGGGCGGGCGCTGATGGAGGTCTCCGGACGTCCCGTCATCGCCCTGAAGGGGGTGTTGCCGGTGTACCGGGACCTCAAGCCCGGAGCCGAGGGCAAGGATGTCGCGCAGCTCCAGCAGGCTCTCAAGGACACCGGTCATCCCGTGGCCGGAGACCGTGCGGGATTCTTCGGCCCTGGCACCAAGACCGCACTGACGGGCCTCTACCAGAGCATTGGCTACGACCCGCTGCCCTCCGCCCCGGACGGCGATGACAAGGTGGCCAGTTCGCAGGACGCGGTGACCGAGGCCCGCCGCCACCTTCAAGACGCTCAGTCCGGCGGCCAGACCTCCGTGACGGCTGATGAGAACAGCAAGGCCGGCAACCGATCCGAGGATGTCAGCCGTGCACGTGAGGACCTGGACCGGGCGGAGAAGAAGCTTGCCCAGGCGCAGGCGGCGAGCGGGCCGATGCTGCCGGCTTCTGAAGTGGTGTACCTGAAGGGCTTCCCCGCCCGTGTGGACAATGTCAGCGCCACGGTCGGAAGCAGGGTCTCCGGAAGTGTGATGACCGTCTCGGCCGGCCGGCTTGTCGTGACCGGTTATCTCTCCCGCGAGCAGCACAGCCTCGTGCGCCCTGGACAGCGGGTGCAGATCCTGTCTGAACTCGACGGCACCACGGCCCAAGCCGCAGTGGCCTCCGTGGCGGATACCGTCACACGCCCCCAGACCGGCAGCCAGGACCAAAACGGGCACGCCGCCCCGAGCGACGGAGCGCCCCAGGGTTATGCCGTGACCGTACTGCCGGACCAGGCCCTCGACGCGTCACTGGCCGGGCAGGACGTGCGGCTGACCATCGAGACCGCCGCCACCAAGAACAGTGTCCTGGTCGTTCCTGTGACCGCGGTATCCACAGGCGCGGATGGCACCACGGCGGTGACGGTCGCTGAACACGGCGACGGGCGGCGGCGCGTGCCAGTGACAACAGGTGCCTCCGGCGACGGGTACGTGGAGGTGCGTCCTGCGCAGGGCGCGCGCCTGGCTGCGGGCGACAAAGTCATCACCGGCACAGACGCGCAGGGGTCTCGATGA
- a CDS encoding SMI1/KNR4 family protein, whose protein sequence is MDKVVSAWQRIAGWLQEHAPASAEALRPGASDEEIATLNEHLGFEVPDALEAWLRLNNGSTAKDSRKNLPGGGIALLPHRESVIFPDGMRFLGCKEIADRHANYLHIARDIGDDDYWKSPWIPIAEKGDAPYGIILDAQASHDLLPLLRFSEGDYPSFFLPSLSGFLCPLADLLETGEAPGSVMEYKRSFVADGRICWST, encoded by the coding sequence GTGGACAAAGTGGTTTCGGCGTGGCAGCGCATCGCGGGATGGCTGCAGGAGCATGCCCCAGCCAGCGCGGAGGCGCTTCGGCCAGGAGCTTCGGACGAGGAGATCGCGACCCTGAACGAACATCTGGGATTCGAAGTCCCGGACGCTCTTGAGGCCTGGCTGCGTCTAAACAACGGGAGTACCGCGAAGGATTCCAGGAAAAACCTCCCTGGTGGAGGAATCGCTCTTCTCCCTCATCGTGAATCCGTGATCTTCCCAGACGGCATGAGGTTCCTCGGCTGCAAGGAAATAGCCGACCGGCATGCAAACTATCTTCACATCGCACGAGATATCGGGGACGATGACTACTGGAAATCGCCGTGGATCCCTATCGCGGAGAAGGGCGACGCGCCCTACGGGATTATTCTTGATGCGCAGGCCTCTCACGACCTGCTACCTCTCCTGAGATTCAGCGAAGGTGACTACCCGAGCTTCTTCTTGCCATCGCTCAGTGGCTTCCTCTGCCCCCTTGCTGATCTGCTGGAGACAGGCGAGGCTCCCGGATCAGTCATGGAGTACAAGCGATCATTCGTTGCGGATGGAAGGATCTGCTGGTCGACCTGA
- a CDS encoding ABC transporter ATP-binding protein has product MTPPVITLERASLTYPGPPPVAALRPCDVAVDQGEFVTVVGPSGSGKSTFLNIVGLLDSPTEGSYLLDGIDTGRLNDAARSALRGRRIGFVFQAFHLLPHRTASENVQLALVYQRIPRRVRAMRAREALVTVGLGHRVDALPTTLSGGERQRVAIARALAGRPSLLLCDEPTGNLDTTTATQVLDLLEELNAGGVTLIVITHDPAVAERGTRTLHIRDGILTEAERRPVAS; this is encoded by the coding sequence ATGACACCGCCGGTGATCACCCTGGAGCGGGCCTCTCTCACTTATCCGGGGCCACCCCCGGTCGCCGCGCTCCGCCCCTGCGACGTGGCCGTCGACCAGGGCGAGTTCGTGACGGTGGTCGGCCCGTCCGGGTCGGGCAAGTCGACGTTCCTTAATATCGTCGGCCTGCTCGACTCACCGACTGAGGGCAGCTACCTCCTCGACGGGATCGACACCGGGCGGCTGAACGACGCCGCGCGATCGGCGCTGCGCGGGCGTCGCATCGGGTTCGTTTTTCAGGCGTTCCATCTGCTGCCCCACCGCACAGCTTCAGAGAACGTGCAGCTTGCTCTCGTCTACCAGCGCATCCCACGCCGCGTGCGAGCAATGCGGGCCCGGGAAGCTCTCGTCACCGTGGGCCTCGGCCACCGCGTCGATGCCCTGCCCACCACGCTCTCTGGAGGAGAGCGGCAGCGTGTCGCGATCGCCCGCGCCCTGGCCGGACGGCCCTCGCTGCTGCTGTGCGACGAACCCACCGGCAACCTCGACACCACCACCGCGACACAGGTTCTCGACCTGCTCGAGGAGCTGAACGCGGGCGGGGTAACCCTGATCGTCATCACCCACGATCCGGCCGTGGCCGAACGCGGCACCCGCACCCTGCACATACGCGACGGCATCCTCACCGAAGCCGAACGCAGGCCGGTGGCTTCGTGA
- a CDS encoding ABC transporter permease, translating to MERSRFHWRDAASESTAGILQRPSRAALTALGTVLGVGSFVAVLGLTATAATQIDSRFSKLTATEVTVHDVAREHTQFEPLAFPDDADERVDRLNGVTHAGVLWPVHLGKDQQVSSVPVASTGMGDSQIQVVAASSGAVQAAQPQLWQGQLFNRWHDATHQRVALLGVGMASRLGITTLDTQPAVFIGDQAFTVIGVVSDVRRRPDLLLSVIVPRSTAQDLWGPPKDGADMLISTRIGAAQQVAREAPVALRPDHPEYLQAVPPPDPKNLRTGVNRDLSQLFLLLAGVCLVIGAVGIANTTLVAVMERTGEIGLRRALGARSRHVLAQFLTESAFLGTLGGLVGTSLGVLAVVGVAMARDWTPVIQPVTVFAAPAIGLATGLLAGLYPAWRAARIQPVEALRR from the coding sequence GTGGAACGGTCGCGGTTCCACTGGCGGGACGCCGCCTCCGAGTCCACAGCGGGGATACTCCAGCGCCCGTCGCGCGCCGCGCTGACCGCCCTCGGCACCGTGCTCGGCGTCGGATCCTTCGTCGCGGTCCTGGGCCTGACCGCCACAGCGGCCACACAAATCGACAGCCGGTTCAGCAAGCTCACCGCGACCGAGGTCACCGTGCACGACGTCGCTCGCGAGCACACCCAGTTCGAGCCGCTTGCGTTCCCCGATGACGCGGATGAGCGGGTGGACCGGCTCAACGGGGTCACCCACGCCGGCGTGCTGTGGCCGGTACACCTCGGCAAGGACCAGCAGGTGAGTTCCGTTCCGGTCGCGAGTACCGGCATGGGCGACAGCCAGATTCAAGTGGTGGCCGCTTCCTCCGGGGCCGTCCAGGCCGCCCAACCACAGCTATGGCAGGGACAACTGTTCAACCGCTGGCACGACGCCACACACCAGCGCGTCGCGCTGCTCGGGGTCGGCATGGCCAGCCGGCTGGGCATCACTACCCTGGACACGCAACCCGCAGTCTTCATAGGCGACCAGGCATTCACCGTCATCGGCGTCGTCAGCGACGTGCGGCGCCGACCCGACCTGCTGCTCTCCGTGATCGTCCCGCGCAGCACGGCCCAGGATCTGTGGGGGCCACCGAAGGACGGGGCGGACATGCTCATCTCCACCCGCATCGGAGCTGCCCAGCAGGTTGCCCGCGAGGCCCCCGTCGCCCTTCGCCCCGACCACCCCGAATACCTCCAGGCCGTGCCCCCGCCCGACCCGAAGAACCTGCGCACCGGCGTGAACCGCGACCTCAGCCAACTATTCCTGCTGCTCGCCGGTGTCTGCCTGGTCATCGGAGCGGTCGGCATCGCCAACACCACGCTCGTAGCGGTCATGGAACGCACCGGCGAGATCGGACTGCGCCGCGCTCTTGGCGCACGCTCCCGACACGTCCTCGCCCAGTTCCTCACCGAGTCCGCCTTCCTGGGCACGCTGGGCGGCCTCGTCGGCACCTCCCTCGGCGTCCTCGCGGTCGTCGGCGTCGCCATGGCACGGGACTGGACCCCGGTCATCCAGCCAGTGACTGTGTTCGCCGCCCCGGCGATCGGCCTTGCTACCGGACTGCTCGCCGGGCTCTATCCGGCCTGGCGCGCCGCCCGGATCCAACCCGTCGAAGCCCTCCGCCGATAA
- a CDS encoding penicillin-binding transpeptidase domain-containing protein — protein sequence MRTSRLAAALTAAALIFGGVACDADTTAPRGSGVTSTATAFLSAWQAGDIDKAAQLTTSPQHARTELRAYRDQTGVTSVSLNAEPAHGATVPFKATAHITYLGTRATWSYTSKLLVVSDPDSGKPRVAWHSNVIHPALPDGGGYTLQPFSTSPQPVITDQHGTPLTARDYPGLEQILTQLQHRYQETSDQALQIRLSSAGDSGQGRIITTLNAGDTGRLRTRLDAAVQKAVHKAVLAHPGSSVVVIRPSTGDILAAHTNGTAFDPALEGTQAPGQIFELVTTAALLERQKVTPRTKVTCPASTTVAGQTFTNPGGQIAPGALFADVFTHACDTGYVQLADALSGTDLSGEARDVFGLGLDWQTGVTTADGAVPVLDGADKAAAAIGRGEVRLNTLNLASLAATIQNGSFKQPLFVDPKTSGKTPAKTRRSLPGHAADDLRALMRAYAHDTGINGAAFGGVADQFHDSPDPIVGWFTAFHGDLAVAATAPEETEQPQTARAVVRAVIDAAATD from the coding sequence ATGCGTACAAGCCGCCTAGCCGCCGCGCTGACCGCCGCCGCACTGATATTCGGCGGAGTCGCCTGCGATGCAGACACGACCGCACCCCGCGGCAGCGGCGTCACCAGCACTGCTACCGCGTTCCTGTCCGCCTGGCAGGCAGGCGACATCGACAAGGCCGCTCAGCTCACCACCAGCCCGCAGCATGCGCGGACGGAGTTGCGCGCCTACCGCGACCAGACCGGTGTCACCTCCGTGTCCCTGAACGCCGAGCCTGCCCACGGGGCCACCGTCCCCTTCAAGGCCACCGCGCACATCACCTACCTGGGCACCCGGGCGACCTGGAGCTACACCTCCAAGCTGCTCGTCGTAAGCGACCCTGACTCGGGCAAGCCCCGCGTCGCCTGGCACAGCAACGTCATCCACCCCGCCCTGCCTGACGGCGGCGGCTACACCCTCCAGCCGTTCAGCACATCGCCCCAGCCCGTCATCACCGACCAGCACGGCACCCCGCTGACCGCACGCGACTATCCAGGCCTGGAGCAGATCCTTACCCAATTGCAGCACCGCTACCAGGAAACCAGCGACCAAGCCCTCCAAATACGGCTGTCATCCGCCGGCGACAGCGGCCAAGGACGCATCATCACCACTCTGAATGCCGGCGACACCGGCCGCCTCCGTACCCGCCTGGACGCCGCCGTCCAGAAGGCGGTGCACAAGGCCGTACTCGCCCACCCGGGCTCCTCAGTGGTCGTGATCCGGCCCAGCACCGGTGACATCCTGGCCGCCCACACCAACGGAACGGCCTTCGATCCCGCTTTGGAGGGAACCCAGGCTCCCGGCCAGATCTTTGAACTTGTTACGACCGCCGCCCTCCTGGAACGCCAGAAGGTGACCCCCCGCACCAAGGTGACCTGTCCCGCCAGCACGACCGTCGCCGGCCAGACCTTCACCAACCCCGGCGGCCAGATCGCTCCGGGTGCCTTGTTCGCCGACGTGTTCACGCATGCCTGCGACACCGGCTACGTTCAACTCGCCGACGCCCTCTCCGGCACAGACCTCAGCGGTGAAGCGCGGGATGTGTTCGGCCTGGGTCTGGACTGGCAGACCGGCGTCACCACAGCAGACGGCGCCGTACCCGTACTGGACGGCGCGGACAAGGCCGCCGCCGCCATCGGGCGGGGCGAGGTCCGCCTCAACACCCTCAACCTCGCCTCCCTCGCTGCCACCATCCAGAACGGATCGTTCAAACAGCCCCTGTTCGTCGACCCGAAGACCAGTGGAAAGACTCCAGCCAAGACTCGCCGATCCCTACCCGGCCACGCCGCGGACGACCTGCGGGCGCTGATGCGCGCCTACGCCCATGACACCGGCATCAACGGCGCCGCGTTCGGCGGCGTCGCCGACCAGTTCCACGACTCCCCCGACCCCATCGTCGGCTGGTTCACTGCCTTCCACGGGGACTTGGCCGTCGCTGCCACGGCCCCAGAGGAAACAGAGCAGCCGCAGACTGCCAGGGCTGTCGTCCGAGCGGTTATCGACGCCGCCGCCACCGACTGA
- a CDS encoding phosphatase PAP2 family protein, giving the protein MIGSYTERFTVPLIIGWHSTSSVTGLGWGVLAALFCGGIPFAVIMLDVKRGSWTDKHIRVREQRAVPLLATMASVLIGISLLVVFQAPREVFALVVAMLVGLIVTMIVTVSWKVSVHTAVASGVVVILLFAYGMSMAPLMLGIAAIGWSRVALRDHTPAQTLVGALLGGLAAGVVFSLMR; this is encoded by the coding sequence ATGATCGGGAGTTACACCGAACGATTTACAGTCCCCCTGATCATCGGCTGGCACAGCACTAGCAGCGTCACCGGGCTCGGATGGGGCGTGCTGGCAGCCCTGTTCTGCGGCGGCATCCCGTTCGCCGTCATCATGCTCGATGTGAAGCGCGGCAGTTGGACCGACAAGCACATACGAGTCCGTGAGCAGCGAGCCGTCCCCCTCCTCGCCACGATGGCGTCGGTGCTCATCGGCATCTCGTTGCTCGTTGTTTTCCAGGCACCCCGCGAGGTGTTCGCCCTGGTCGTCGCCATGCTCGTCGGCCTCATCGTGACCATGATCGTGACCGTCTCGTGGAAGGTCTCGGTGCACACCGCCGTCGCCAGCGGGGTGGTTGTGATCTTGTTGTTCGCGTACGGGATGAGCATGGCGCCGCTGATGCTCGGAATCGCGGCCATCGGCTGGTCCCGCGTCGCCCTCCGCGATCACACCCCCGCTCAAACCCTCGTCGGCGCCCTGCTCGGTGGGCTGGCAGCCGGAGTTGTGTTCAGCCTGATGCGCTGA